aaaaacaaagttctacattttaaatggattgcCTAGAAAGCTCGCAAAGAGCGCTCATTAtaaccactaaaaagctgtcactctttgttcatCGCGATCTCTCAAAGTTCTGTTACCAATGAATCTCacactgcacaattaatataCTATTAACATTGTGTATACACAATAACACCCCTCCCCCCAGTACCCCAGAATGACCCCTCATTTAAAAAGCTCTACGTCCCGAGAGGAGAAACACTCTGCTGTCACTGCTGAAGTCACAATCACATTCAATTCACAGAGTGAacagaatagatttttttcacaGTTAAATTCACACTATGTAACAAATGTTACACTTAAACACGTGAGGTAAGATGAAAACAAAGtagctgtattttaaaaaataatgacctAACCTTCTTGACTACTGAAACCATCTGAAAGCTTAGAGATCCTGAGTTACTCAGTCATAATAACAATTTGAGAGGTTCTTCATTGGCCAGATAAGTCGTTGACCCATAATTATGATTCCAAAGCTGTAAAAccatgatattatatattttaatacagatTGTTACAACTCTAAATTCTGACTGGATGAGTCTGAGAAGGATGTCTGttattaaataactgtttctgacatttaataaagcaataatctGCTTGAGACCATGAGTAAAGTGATTTCTCTCCAAATCTTATCAGCACGCTTTACTGACAATATAATTACAGTAATGCATGCCAAAAGTggcttaataataatttttatatatcatatatgatatTTGTTCCTACACTGAAACTCTGGAGTCTGTGTGTTCAGGGCAGAGGAGAACCATACAGGTCATTTCTTTAATGTTCAGTTACTCGTACACTTATTCAAATAAGAAGGAACTCAATTTCTCTTGTGTTTTTGCTCCataatgtgtgaaatgtatgACGCAAAAACCAGACACGTCACATTCACCCCTTAAAATAAGTCAGTGACAGATGCTGTGCTTTATCAGGAGCTGATGCTAATTTAGACTTTATAGGAAAAGTACGGATGTATTGAAGGTTCTGTTATTCCATGTCAGTTAGTTCTGAATCTACATGACCCAGCAGGAGTTATGGGGTCTGCTGCTGAATGATAAACTTGCATGttaagtttgaaaataaagaCATGGCACTGTGTTCAAAACTCTTAAATGAACACACTAACCTGATACTTTCTATTAAAATTGACTTTTTCATTGAGTTTCCACCTGCGTCCCTTCAGTCCTGTGGGCCGGTGGTGTTGTTCTGGGTCTGGTTTGAGTCGTGAGCTGCAGGGGGTTGAGTCACAGGATTACTGAAGCTGCGCTCAGATGTCTTAACAGACGTCTTCAGACGAGCAGCAGCTGCAGTGCTCTCCATATGATCCTTCAGTCTCTTTACACTTTTTCTGCAGGATGAAGAGTATGaggaaaaaacagattttaattctTCTCATCGCACTGTGCATGTCTATGGGTGAGTTACTGGTTGTTTTACTGGTAGACGAGTCTGTAGTCTGTGTGTAATCAGCTTCAAACTGCGATTGTCTCAATAATCCTTTAAGTTTAAAGGAAGGACTGAGCGAGTGTTTGCACGAGAGCATAGCAGTGCTTTGGAAATTAGCCTCTTTGtactttaaaatacacttttgacTTAAATCATTAGAATTTGCAGTAgaactattgttttatttttttggagcaGTTATCTAAAATTCAGTGACATTCTTTAGTGAGACTGAATTTCAGTTAAATTAGTCTAGATGATTTTATGTCAATGATTTCACTCAAAATCACATCACAGCCCACACTTCATTGTCtatgattttgtgtgtgtcaaCATCATCATGAGGTTTAGTAGGTTTAAATGTTTGATGTGTATTTCCATGTCATTTTATGCTTAGTTTCAAGTATTTGTCTTTTTCAGCTCAATCTGACTTTGCACCGTATTTCTATGATAATGGAGCTGGAAGCAGCAACGGAAACATGGCGTTATTCAGCATCTCTGAAGACACATCCATTGGTTAGCATTCACTTCTATAATAACATGCTGTCAGATAATCAGGCAGGAATAACAGACAGTATGATAAAAGAACATCAAACACTGTATGTACTTACTAAAGAACATATATAATGAGCCTAATAGCTCTGATCCTGCTGAATACATATTTGTTGTGTGCAaaaattcatttgatttttatagAAACAAATATGCAGctaattttaatctaatattcAGTGAGGAATTGTTTGCAGTGGCTTTAGGGTTCTAGGATCTTCTCGATAGTGACGAGCACTTTTTAATCTTAGATGAATTTCTGGGACGTGTATATCTGTTTATGGTGGATATGACCCTGCTTGTACTACATTTAACAAATATGATAATATTAGCTACTAAGATACTTTATTGTAGTAAATAATGTCTTTAAGATAATAAACACACATAGTTCACCTGAGATCAGGTGTAATTTGGATTTCTTCCACAGGGACTCATGTTTACACACTGAACGGCTCTGACCCCGAAGGTGAGCCGGTGACCTACGGCATGACCTTTGACAAGGGCTCCAAAGAGTACTTCAGCGTCGAGCCCAAATCAGGGAATGTGACTCTCATCCAAACACTGGACAGAGAGGTGAGAATACATGACATTACAAGGGTTCAATCCTGAcacaatataagaaaataaaccaTGAAGTCAAACGTATCTGTGTTAATAATTCACTCGTTTCAATTGTTAGTTCAGGATGAGATCATTGCATTTGTGACCATCACAGATGGGAGGAATAAGGTGAAAAACATGATTCCGttaagctttgatcacaggattatttcttaaagctgaagtgtgtcattgtTTGTATGTTCAGCTAGTTTGTGGTGAGTCAGTCATTCCTGACGAGAGAAACACTGTGTGTTCGCAGCACAGAATGATTTGCTTCTGACTGAAATGACATCACTGTGACAATTAGCCttcaaagtaccgcaagagcgATTTAAGAACAGTTTCTCTGATGACTAAACAGCTGTTTCACAGACAACACTCTCAGTTAAGATAAAGCTCATACATCCAGCCTTTTATAACCGTAAATCATCTTAATGTTATGTCATGTTATGTTATGTCAAAAATATCTAACCCCCAATTCAATgggttttacatttttgttttgttttgttttttagtataatTATTGTAGGAGAAATATATTGTTACCTATTTTAGGATTTTGATTAATACCTACTGGTGccaaaatgacacacttcacctttaagaaaTATGCTATCCTTTGACAactgatttcataaaaaattatattgttccTTAATTACTATTTAATCCCATTATTATGTGTGAATcgtgctgaatgtgttttttatggTATATGTACGATTGGCAAAGTCAGatttactttatatctcactTCTCCAGGTTGTAGAAAATGTTCGAGTGTTCATCACAGATGCTAATGATGAAAAGCCTGAGTTTCTGAATCTGCCGCTCATAGTGGACGTCCCCGAGGTAAGAATGAGAAGCGGTTTGGAAATGAACAGATAAGTGTCATCATGAattgtgttgtggtgtgttttgaAGGATAAAGCTTCAGGCAGCAGCATCTACAGAGTCCAGGCCGTCGACAGAGACCTCGGGTCCGGAGGAAGTGTCAGCTACTACCTGCAGGTCAGAAAATCATTGAGTCTCTTTTCAAGGGAACAAGATAATAATCAGTGAGGACATCTGAATCTGTAATGCCAGCATTAGATCTGTGTGAGGCTCAGTTTGTAGAGGACAGTTGCAGGCCTCAGGAACGGTGTGCTCGTATCGCTGTGGCCGTCGAACAGATCGTGACAACAAAGCACCATCTGAAAATGTGCTGCTACTGGATTAAATTTCAATTACATTTAGGCCGGTTGAGGGCTTAGCCTGGCTTACTTCTGCGCTCGGCCACATATCGCATTCGTTAGCACTGGACGCAAGAGGTGTCTGAGGTCAGCGGAGTGTCCAGCCTCCAGTGGAGCTTCCTCCGAGGAAAAACACATGACAAGTGAATGTTTATAATTTCTCATCACTTCTGATATAATTACATCCAAAGCGCATCACTATTGCACCGAGAACCCATGCATACTGCATACTTCATCCAGCAAGCGGTCTTGATTGTATTGTTTCATATCTCAGCAGCTTGCAACGGTGGTACAGTGAGTTTGTCATATTTTGGAACAGAATGCTTCCTGAAGTGTTTGtcatttttgctttgtgtttgagAGATGcattatgtgatgttttattaaatagTTCGGGAGAAGCACACGCAGATAATTAACCCGGAAAATTTACTATCTGTAATCATATCATCTATCCAACCACCAAGAGAGAGAACCACTTTAAATAATCATAGCAGCCTTACCTTCATTCTTTCTAgtctttcagcatccctccaTCACCCCGACTCCTCGGCGCTGACCCATTCCTATGGGGGGAAGCGATCTGCATTCGTGCAAATGCCAAGCTCGGAGCCCTCTCCCCAGACAGCACGCCAAAGACGCATACTATCCTTCTCGCTTTATTATCTGTAAGGCGAACTCGTGaaatcagggttcctcaaatgttgccctggagggccaatgcactgcagagtttaggtccaaccctgatcaaactcacctacctgtgattttaaaatgatcctgaagacactgattagcatgctcaggtgtgtttgattagggtagagctaaactctggaggaaagtggatctcgtgggccagatttgagaaTCTCTGCATTATATGTTCAGGAAACATGTCTTCATCAGTTGTCATTTCGTTTGCAGTCAATGCCCAGCACTAAGTTCACCATCGACGGTCACAGTGGAGTCCTGCGCATCAGATCCGGAGAATCGCTGGACTACGAACTCTCCAGGACTCATTTTGTCACTGTGGTAGCAAAGGTGAACAACAGACTCAACCATGTAAAATCTCCTCTGTCCTGTGAGATAGACGAGCTTGTTTGCATTGATCTTTCATAAAGGCATTTATCTTGTAACAGTGAAGTCCACATGAAGTCAAAAGATGAGAAAAATTTCCTCATGATTCAGTCAGCAAGTACCAGATCCTCAGAGCTGTGTGTCTGTTTCAGGATGGCGGGGGTAAATATCATGGAAAATACCAGGTCATGACCTCCACAGCCATCATAACCATCAATGTCCTCGATACCCAGGATTCTCCTCCAGTGTTTGTTGGTACTCCATATTTTGGATTTGTCTATGAAGTCTCTGTACCAGTAAGTGTGACATTATTTCATAtctaaaatcctgaaaaatgttaattaaacattCCAGCTCAAATAAAACCTTCATTGTGCTTGTGTTCAATTATTTTTCAAGAAATCTACAGAGATTTTAATTTAGAGgtgtcacattaaaaaaaaaaatgattctacTCCTTGTAACTGGTTATTGATGATAAATGAGTGCTAGACTCCAGTATATTTGACTGGCTGAGGATGCTCAGTAACTGAGCTTTTATGACGATGTTCtgtcttttgtctgttttgtgtgcAGGGTTCAGAGATATTCACTGTTTTTGCCAAAGACGGGGACCAGAACAACCCCAACGCCATGCATTACTCCATTCTGAGCGGTCAGCTGCGTTATCACTTCAGTGCTCATTCTAATTTCTCCAGAGCTAAACAGTGGTAGTTTATCAAATATTTCCATTAGTAATATCTCCTGTCTCCTCCTCTGTTCACAAAGGCAGTGATGGCTTCTTCAGCATCAACAGCTCGAGCGGCTGTATCAGCTTGACATCATTTCCTGTACAGCTGAGGAACGAGTTATATGAGTTAANNNNNNNNNNNNNNNNNNNNNNNNNNNNNNNNNNNNNNNNNNNNNNNNNNNNNNNNNNNNNNNNNNNNNNNNNNNNNNNNNNNNNNNNNNNNNNNNNNNNNNNNNNNNNNNNNNNNNNNNNNNNNNNNNNNNNNNNNNNNNNNNNNNNNNNNNNNNNNNNNNNNNNNNNNNNNNNNNNNNNNNNNNNNNNNNNNNNNNNNNNNNNNNNNNNNNNNNNNNNNNNNNNNNNNNNNNNNNNNNNNNNNNNNNNNNNNNNNNNNNNNNNNNNNNNNNNNNNNNNNNNNNNNNNNNNNNNNNNNNNNNNNNNNNNNNNNNNNNNNNNNNNNNNNNNNNNNNNNNNNNNNNNNNNNNNNNNNNNNNNNNNNNNNNNNNNNNNNNNNNNNNNNNNNNNNNNNNNNNNNNNNNNNNNNNNNNNNNNNNNNNNNNNNNNNNNNNNNNNNNNNNNNNNNNNNNNNNNNNNNNNNNNNNNNNNNNNNNNNNNNNNNNNNNNNNNNNNNNNNNNNNNNNNNNNNNNNNNNNNNNNNNNNNNNNNNNNNNNNNNNNNNNNNNNNNNNNNNNNNNNNNNNNNNNNNNNNNNNNNNNNNNNNNNNNNNNNNNNNNNNNNNNNNNNNNNNNNNNNNNNNNNNNNNNNNNNNNNNNNNNNNNNNNNNNNNNNNNNNNNNNNNNNNNNNNNNNNNNNNNNNNNNNNNNNNNNNNNNNNNNNNNNNNNNNNNNNNNNNNNNNNNNNNNNNNNNNNNNNNNNNNNNNNNNNNNNNNNNNNN
This region of Cyprinus carpio isolate SPL01 chromosome B12, ASM1834038v1, whole genome shotgun sequence genomic DNA includes:
- the LOC122134381 gene encoding cadherin-related family member 1-like, whose product is MKSMRKKQILILLIALCMSMAQSDFAPYFYDNGAGSSNGNMALFSISEDTSIGTHVYTLNGSDPEGEPVTYGMTFDKGSKEYFSVEPKSGNVTLIQTLDREVQDEIIAFVTITDGRNKVVENVRVFITDANDEKPEFLNLPLIVDVPEDKASGSSIYRVQAVDRDLGSGGSVSYYLQSMPSTKFTIDGHSGVLRIRSGESLDYELSRTHFVTVVAKDGGGKYHGKYQVMTSTAIITINVLDTQDSPPVFVGTPYFGFVYEVSVPGSEIFTVFAKDGDQNNPNAMHYSILSGSDGFFSINSSSGCISLTSFPVQLRNELYDEGHFLTFKYDVYLLICLNYAKSDANVHKFRCDFTCISVWHVPKAVFQLLFWGEKDYEVSVIRLRTHGDAELLDGRSARVLLSVQLCFTDVSVDLWLF